A portion of the Deinococcus planocerae genome contains these proteins:
- a CDS encoding metallophosphoesterase codes for MRKFIAVGDVHADWDGLWGALRAASCVDAHFRPTPPVQAGLYQVVLLGDLVHPKSLRDYERLTGVARFNPRDPDHLLIAAREQVRHLERLRAYQEAAPRAVHIVLGNHDAAVLDPRFVLGTSGGLVHVEFDPAHGGQLLPGTLRGWMEGFVRELRVGGVHFAHVSPLPAHTHYDDLFYADPGAKRWFRETPEYVRRAGLSFGVYGHTQPGGGILLDREAGFAIIDALPEREYLELLLDPTLPEPVQGVRAVPF; via the coding sequence GTGCGCAAATTCATCGCAGTCGGGGACGTGCACGCCGACTGGGACGGGCTGTGGGGGGCGTTGCGGGCGGCGAGCTGCGTGGACGCGCACTTTCGCCCGACGCCCCCGGTGCAGGCCGGGCTGTACCAGGTGGTGCTCCTCGGCGACCTCGTGCATCCCAAAAGCCTGCGGGACTACGAGCGCCTGACGGGCGTGGCCCGCTTCAACCCGCGCGACCCGGATCATCTGCTCATCGCGGCGCGCGAGCAGGTCAGGCACCTGGAGCGGCTGCGGGCCTACCAGGAGGCCGCCCCCCGGGCCGTTCACATCGTGCTCGGCAACCACGACGCCGCGGTGCTCGACCCCCGGTTCGTCCTGGGCACGAGCGGCGGGCTCGTCCACGTGGAGTTTGACCCCGCGCACGGCGGTCAGCTCCTGCCCGGGACGTTGCGGGGCTGGATGGAGGGCTTTGTCCGCGAACTGCGCGTGGGGGGCGTGCACTTTGCGCACGTCTCGCCCCTGCCCGCCCACACCCACTACGACGACCTCTTCTACGCCGACCCGGGCGCCAAACGCTGGTTTCGCGAGACCCCCGAGTACGTTCGCCGGGCGGGCCTGAGCTTCGGCGTGTACGGCCACACCCAGCCTGGCGGCGGCATCCTCCTCGACCGCGAGGCGGGCTTCGCCATCATCGACGCTCTCCCCGAGCGCGAGTACCTCGAACTCCTGCTCGACCCCACGTTGCCCGAGCCGGTGCAGGGGGTGCGGGCCGTGCCCTTCTAG
- a CDS encoding cytochrome P450, translated as MPTSSPDRAAILEAFWQGGHLADPPAFLDRAREVSPVLYDPQMGLALLTGHASVSAALKSPHVRTTKYEGGDAFRASESHAVMAPMMLFHDGPSHTRLRSLAQRAFTPRVLEESREFIGSLTDELLDEAARQGEADGVAALAVPLPVTVIVRMLGLSGADAERFRGWSASVADLIGGLDVTPERWAQVEADARAMRSYFRTLADDLRAKPQPGLLSALAAAGNEGGRLSGEELLANAVLLLVAGHETTSNLISGSLHALHESPDQRAWLAENPAERAGNAVEELLRFLSPVQGTGRVALHPLTLGEVELPAGTFLSVSLAGANRDPRVFDDPHALDLARENARHHLGFAAGAHYCLGASLARLEGSVFLTRLLTRFPDYRVPEQPLAYRPNFTLRGLQELRLSLR; from the coding sequence CTTCTGGCAGGGCGGCCACCTCGCCGACCCGCCCGCCTTCCTCGACCGGGCGCGCGAGGTCTCGCCCGTGCTCTACGACCCCCAGATGGGTCTCGCGCTCCTGACCGGCCACGCGTCGGTTTCGGCGGCCCTGAAAAGCCCCCATGTCCGCACCACCAAGTACGAGGGCGGCGACGCCTTCCGGGCGAGCGAAAGCCACGCCGTGATGGCCCCGATGATGCTCTTCCACGACGGGCCGAGTCACACCCGCCTGCGCTCGCTGGCTCAGCGGGCCTTCACCCCGCGCGTGCTGGAGGAGAGCCGCGAGTTCATCGGGTCGCTGACGGACGAACTGCTGGACGAGGCGGCCCGGCAGGGGGAGGCCGACGGGGTGGCCGCCCTCGCCGTGCCCCTGCCCGTCACCGTGATCGTGCGGATGCTGGGCCTGAGCGGTGCGGACGCCGAGCGCTTCCGCGGGTGGTCGGCCTCCGTGGCGGACCTGATCGGCGGGCTGGACGTGACGCCGGAACGCTGGGCGCAGGTGGAGGCCGACGCGCGGGCGATGCGCTCCTACTTCCGCACCCTGGCGGACGACCTGCGCGCCAAGCCCCAACCCGGCCTCCTCTCCGCCCTCGCCGCCGCCGGGAACGAGGGGGGGCGGCTGAGCGGGGAAGAACTCCTCGCCAACGCCGTTCTCCTCCTCGTCGCCGGGCACGAGACGACGAGCAACCTGATCTCGGGGAGCCTCCACGCCCTGCACGAGTCCCCGGATCAGCGGGCGTGGCTGGCCGAGAACCCGGCGGAGCGCGCGGGCAACGCGGTCGAGGAACTGCTACGTTTCCTCTCCCCGGTGCAGGGGACGGGGCGGGTGGCCCTCCACCCGCTGACGCTCGGGGAGGTCGAACTTCCGGCGGGGACGTTCCTCAGCGTCAGCCTCGCCGGGGCCAACCGCGACCCGCGCGTCTTCGATGACCCGCACGCCCTCGACCTTGCCCGCGAGAATGCCCGCCACCACCTGGGTTTCGCGGCGGGGGCGCACTACTGCTTGGGGGCGAGCCTCGCGCGGCTGGAGGGGAGCGTCTTCCTGACCCGGCTGCTGACCCGCTTTCCGGACTACCGGGTGCCGGAGCAACCGCTCGCCTACCGCCCGAACTTCACCCTGCGCGGCTTACAGGAACTGCGCCTGAGCCTCCGTTGA
- a CDS encoding YqgE/AlgH family protein encodes MPAPLTFLVASPHLHGFFGGAVILLLEHDEKGAMGLVVTSPLRQTVQELLPDVPGGEAGGAWSGGPVDPTVGWCLYRDPTNLPGEVRLAPGLLVTSSLDVLRAVMASGQTFMLLLGYAGWAAGQLTEEAREGTWLWVEQDTPDLLWKVPTEERWQAALDRLGVNPETIMPGGAQA; translated from the coding sequence ATGCCTGCGCCGCTGACGTTCCTGGTCGCCAGCCCCCACCTGCACGGGTTCTTCGGGGGCGCGGTGATCTTGCTGCTCGAACACGACGAGAAGGGGGCGATGGGGCTGGTCGTCACCTCACCGCTGCGGCAGACGGTGCAGGAACTCCTCCCCGACGTGCCCGGGGGGGAGGCGGGGGGCGCGTGGTCGGGCGGCCCGGTGGACCCCACGGTGGGGTGGTGCCTGTACCGCGATCCCACGAATCTGCCCGGAGAGGTGCGCCTCGCTCCTGGCCTGCTCGTGACGAGCAGCCTCGACGTGTTGCGGGCGGTGATGGCGAGCGGGCAGACCTTCATGCTGCTCCTGGGCTACGCGGGGTGGGCGGCGGGCCAGCTCACCGAGGAGGCGCGCGAGGGCACCTGGCTGTGGGTCGAGCAGGACACCCCCGACCTCCTCTGGAAGGTGCCCACCGAGGAACGCTGGCAGGCCGCCCTCGACCGCCTGGGGGTCAACCCGGAGACGATCATGCCGGGGGGAGCGCAGGCCTAG
- a CDS encoding YbfB/YjiJ family MFS transporter, with protein sequence MALLSLGGAVALGFARFAYALILPAMRADLGWSFTLAGAMNAANAVGYLAGALTATGVAARLGLRRVFALGMGLTALALLACAGTGWAPALLALRFLAGLGGAYVFVTGGALASLAARAHPSRSALLLGVFYGGAGVGILASALLLPPLLNHGWRGAWAVLGGASLLALGATLPALARLPDRGASVAGTGRASLAPLTRAFAAYACFGVGYIAYITFIVAFLRLSGAGGLITPFWAVLGLAVIFSALFWQRPATHLPGARAMSAQMFTLAVGATLPLLSTHPAALLLSGLLFGGSFLAVVTFTTILARRSLPEPAWGRGIAAFTVIFAAGQTLGPLLTGALSDGVGGRRAGLGVSALVLLAGAGLAWGQR encoded by the coding sequence ATGGCCCTCCTCTCCCTGGGGGGCGCGGTGGCCCTCGGCTTCGCCCGCTTCGCCTACGCCCTGATCCTGCCCGCCATGCGCGCGGACCTGGGCTGGTCCTTCACCCTGGCGGGGGCGATGAACGCGGCGAACGCGGTCGGGTACCTGGCCGGGGCGCTGACGGCCACCGGGGTCGCGGCGCGGCTGGGTCTGCGGCGGGTCTTCGCGCTCGGGATGGGCCTCACCGCCCTCGCCCTGCTCGCCTGCGCGGGGACGGGGTGGGCTCCGGCCCTGCTCGCCCTGCGTTTTCTGGCGGGGCTCGGCGGCGCCTACGTGTTCGTGACGGGCGGGGCGCTCGCCTCGCTGGCCGCCCGCGCCCACCCCTCCAGGAGTGCCCTGCTGCTCGGCGTGTTCTACGGCGGGGCGGGGGTGGGCATCCTCGCGTCAGCCCTCCTGCTGCCGCCCCTCCTGAACCACGGGTGGCGGGGAGCGTGGGCGGTCCTGGGCGGCGCGTCTCTCCTCGCCCTCGGGGCCACCCTTCCCGCCCTGGCCCGTCTGCCCGACCGGGGAGCGAGTGTGGCGGGAACGGGTCGCGCCTCCCTCGCGCCGCTGACCCGGGCTTTTGCCGCCTACGCCTGTTTCGGGGTCGGGTACATCGCGTATATCACCTTTATCGTCGCCTTCCTGCGATTGAGCGGGGCGGGCGGGCTGATTACCCCCTTCTGGGCGGTGCTGGGGCTGGCGGTCATCTTCAGCGCCCTCTTCTGGCAGCGGCCTGCTACGCACCTTCCCGGCGCGCGGGCGATGAGTGCGCAGATGTTCACGCTCGCCGTCGGGGCCACGTTGCCGCTGCTCTCCACCCACCCCGCGGCGCTGCTGCTGTCGGGGCTGCTGTTCGGCGGGAGTTTCCTCGCCGTCGTCACCTTCACCACCATCCTCGCGCGGCGCAGCCTGCCCGAGCCCGCCTGGGGCCGGGGCATCGCCGCCTTCACGGTGATCTTCGCCGCCGGGCAGACCCTCGGGCCGCTGCTTACGGGGGCGCTGTCGGACGGGGTGGGGGGCCGGCGCGCCGGGCTGGGCGTCTCGGCGCTCGTGCTGCTGGCGGGGGCGGGGTTGGCGTGGGGGCAGAGGTAG
- a CDS encoding single-stranded DNA-binding protein, which translates to MADPHSIREALRAALTAWAVAEVRGDQARVTLAPDPDALAPHLDPVDESWSLGWACESAEPPVVRARLTVGGATREGLSGGHTLHDAKLRALADAARFFGVPTPAEGQWVEYDPEDGPNTSDLDAEVGETPAARSTPRLPDPPRDPQMDKARRHIEELLEQLKAAGKGGEATRVLLRGYGETVQESRAIYKELQAILKG; encoded by the coding sequence ATGGCCGACCCCCACTCCATCCGCGAGGCCCTGCGCGCCGCCCTGACCGCCTGGGCGGTGGCCGAGGTGCGCGGCGACCAGGCCCGCGTGACCCTCGCCCCCGACCCCGACGCCCTCGCCCCCCACCTCGACCCCGTGGACGAGAGCTGGTCCCTCGGGTGGGCCTGCGAGAGCGCCGAGCCGCCCGTGGTCCGCGCCCGCCTGACCGTCGGAGGAGCCACCCGCGAGGGGCTGAGCGGCGGCCACACCCTCCACGACGCCAAGCTCCGCGCCCTGGCCGACGCGGCGCGCTTTTTCGGCGTGCCCACCCCGGCGGAGGGGCAGTGGGTGGAGTACGACCCGGAGGACGGCCCGAACACGAGCGACCTCGACGCGGAGGTGGGAGAGACGCCCGCCGCCAGGAGCACGCCGCGTCTGCCCGACCCCCCCCGTGATCCCCAGATGGACAAGGCCCGGCGCCACATCGAGGAGCTGCTCGAACAGCTCAAGGCGGCGGGCAAGGGGGGCGAGGCGACCCGGGTGCTGCTGCGCGGCTACGGCGAGACGGTGCAAGAAAGCCGCGCCATCTACAAGGAACTCCAGGCGATCTTGAAGGGCTAG